In one window of Flavobacterium ginsengisoli DNA:
- the pyrH gene encoding UMP kinase: MKYKRILLKLSGEALMGDLQYGIDPKRLGEYADEIKQIHDKGVEIAIVIGGGNIFRGVAGASSGMDRVQGDYMGMLATVINGMALQGALEDKGMKTRLQTALKMESIAEPYIKRRADRHLEKGRIVIFGAGTGNPYFTTDTAAVLRGIEINADVILKGTRVDGVYDSDPEKNASAVKFDFISFDDVLKKGLNVMDTTAFTLSQENKLPIVVFDMNKIGNLLKICEGENIGTVVNI, encoded by the coding sequence ATGAAATATAAAAGAATTCTTCTTAAACTTAGCGGCGAGGCCTTAATGGGTGATTTACAATACGGTATTGACCCGAAAAGATTAGGCGAATATGCAGATGAAATCAAGCAGATTCACGACAAAGGAGTAGAAATTGCTATTGTTATTGGAGGAGGAAATATTTTTAGAGGCGTTGCCGGAGCAAGCTCAGGAATGGACAGAGTGCAAGGAGATTACATGGGAATGCTTGCAACTGTTATTAACGGAATGGCTTTGCAGGGCGCTCTTGAAGATAAAGGAATGAAAACGCGTCTGCAGACTGCTTTGAAAATGGAATCTATTGCAGAACCATACATTAAGAGAAGAGCTGACCGTCACCTTGAAAAAGGCAGAATCGTAATTTTTGGTGCTGGAACTGGAAATCCATATTTTACAACCGATACAGCTGCAGTTTTAAGAGGTATTGAAATTAATGCTGATGTTATCTTAAAAGGAACTCGCGTTGATGGTGTTTATGACTCTGATCCAGAAAAAAATGCTTCTGCTGTAAAATTTGATTTTATCTCATTTGACGACGTACTTAAAAAAGGATTAAATGTAATGGATACTACTGCATTTACCTTGAGCCAAGAAAACAAATTGCCAATCGTTGTTTTTGATATGAATAAAATCGGAAACCTTTTGAAAATCTGCGAAGGCGAAAACATCGGAACTGTAGTAAATATATAG
- a CDS encoding thioredoxin family protein gives MKSIVAKALFNSHSYAEYRKIVTDLLKEGKSTGNEQSESLTNYSKLNEARMNRLEKTISISDAVAEKLQNLDNHYIWLVLSEGWCGDAAQILPILNKMALASHKKIDLRIAFRDENDDLMNHYLTNGGRAIPKVIVICKEAGIVRADWGPRPKGAAELMAKHKREVGAIDEKIKTDLQLWYLTDKGISVQEELVEIMENIKYNRL, from the coding sequence ATGAAAAGCATCGTAGCCAAAGCATTATTCAATAGTCATTCTTATGCTGAATACAGAAAAATAGTAACTGATTTGTTGAAGGAGGGAAAATCAACGGGCAATGAACAATCTGAAAGTCTTACCAATTATTCCAAATTGAATGAAGCTAGAATGAATAGGCTAGAAAAAACGATCTCTATTTCAGATGCTGTCGCAGAGAAACTCCAAAACTTAGACAATCACTATATCTGGCTTGTGCTTTCTGAAGGCTGGTGCGGAGATGCAGCGCAAATTCTTCCCATCTTGAATAAAATGGCTCTTGCTTCTCATAAAAAAATCGATTTGAGAATTGCGTTTCGCGATGAAAATGATGATTTAATGAATCATTATTTGACCAATGGCGGAAGAGCGATTCCAAAAGTAATTGTTATTTGTAAAGAAGCTGGAATTGTACGCGCCGATTGGGGGCCAAGACCAAAAGGAGCTGCCGAATTAATGGCGAAACACAAAAGAGAGGTTGGCGCTATCGACGAAAAAATAAAAACCGACTTACAGTTATGGTATTTGACAGATAAAGGAATTTCGGTTCAGGAAGAATTGGTCGAAATTATGGAAAACATTAAATATAATAGACTTTAG